Proteins encoded in a region of the Enterococcus gilvus ATCC BAA-350 genome:
- a CDS encoding TIGR01457 family HAD-type hydrolase has translation MYKGYLIDLDGTIYRGSEPIPAGRRFVEHLQERKIPFLFLTNNTTKTPATVADRLANEFSIHVRPEAVYTATLATIDYMNDAAKGKKVFVIGEPGLIEPILSAGYVWEEEQPDYVVVGLDTAVTYEHFVTATLAIQKGATFIGTNPDKNIPTERGLLPGAGSVIAMVEAATQQKAIYIGKPEAIIMEKAVEILGMEKSEVLMVGDNYTTDILAGINNEIDSLLVLSGFTQKEDVPTLPVPPTYLVESLDEWHFDEN, from the coding sequence ATGTATAAAGGATATTTGATTGATTTAGATGGCACGATCTATCGTGGAAGCGAACCGATCCCGGCTGGTCGGCGTTTTGTGGAGCACTTGCAGGAGCGAAAGATCCCCTTTCTATTTCTAACTAATAATACAACCAAGACCCCTGCGACGGTGGCGGATCGTTTAGCCAATGAATTTTCGATCCACGTTCGTCCAGAGGCGGTCTATACAGCGACTCTAGCAACGATCGACTATATGAACGACGCTGCGAAAGGGAAGAAGGTCTTCGTTATTGGCGAACCTGGGCTGATCGAACCGATCCTTTCGGCGGGCTATGTTTGGGAGGAAGAGCAGCCGGATTATGTCGTAGTCGGACTGGATACTGCGGTCACCTATGAACACTTCGTCACTGCGACCCTTGCGATCCAGAAGGGGGCGACCTTTATTGGAACGAATCCAGATAAAAATATTCCGACAGAGCGCGGGCTGCTGCCTGGTGCTGGTTCGGTGATCGCGATGGTGGAGGCTGCGACACAACAAAAAGCGATCTATATCGGAAAACCAGAAGCAATCATTATGGAGAAGGCCGTGGAAATCTTAGGGATGGAGAAATCCGAAGTCTTGATGGTCGGTGACAATTATACGACGGATATCTTAGCCGGGATCAACAACGAGATCGATTCTTTGCTGGTGTTGTCAGGCTTCACTCAAAAAGAGGATGTACCTACATTACCTGTTCCGCCGACCTACCTGGTAGAGTCGTTGGATGAATGGCACTTCGATGAAAACTAA
- a CDS encoding peptidylprolyl isomerase → MTQFPQLNLAEEKGPKATIKTNMGDIIVQLFPEDAPKTVKNFVELAKKGYYDGVIFHRVIPDFMIQGGDPTGTGMGGESIYGEKFEDEFSRNLFNLRGALSMANAGPNTNGSQFFIVNNQNVPANMMTQLEEAGFPGEIIETYKQGGTPWLDFRHTVFGQVVEGMDVVDDIGATKRGPQDKPVNDIVIETIEITE, encoded by the coding sequence GTGACTCAATTTCCACAATTAAACTTAGCAGAAGAAAAAGGTCCAAAAGCGACGATCAAAACCAACATGGGGGATATCATCGTACAATTATTTCCTGAAGATGCCCCAAAAACGGTAAAAAACTTTGTTGAATTAGCGAAGAAAGGGTATTACGACGGCGTGATCTTCCACCGTGTCATCCCTGATTTCATGATCCAAGGCGGCGACCCAACAGGTACAGGCATGGGCGGCGAAAGCATTTACGGCGAAAAATTTGAAGACGAATTCTCCCGCAACCTATTCAACCTGCGTGGGGCATTATCAATGGCAAACGCTGGTCCAAATACCAACGGCAGCCAATTCTTCATCGTCAACAACCAAAATGTTCCTGCGAACATGATGACGCAATTAGAAGAAGCTGGATTCCCAGGCGAAATCATCGAAACCTATAAACAAGGTGGAACACCATGGTTGGACTTCCGTCACACAGTGTTCGGCCAAGTCGTTGAAGGCATGGACGTTGTAGACGATATCGGTGCAACAAAACGCGGACCGCAAGACAAACCAGTGAATGACATCGTTATCGAAACAATCGAAATTACAGAATAA
- a CDS encoding TIGR01906 family membrane protein: protein MKTKGLERLGLVCLLLTLLTLAITLTINARWLYQLDIRHLGLLDYTTLSEKELLHNFDQLMRYLNLPWVETLKMTDFPVSANGALHFYEVKRLFLVNYGVLLVTVIPSIVYVRHLNKQQRLWTMIQPFRIAVVVPIVIAFLMAVNFDRFFVLFHGVFFNNDAWIFNPATDPIINVLPETFFLHSFILFFVLLEIFYLLPIYFGKRALKKER, encoded by the coding sequence ATGAAAACTAAGGGACTGGAACGTCTAGGCTTGGTTTGTTTGCTGCTGACCTTGCTGACCTTGGCCATCACCTTGACGATCAATGCGCGCTGGCTGTATCAATTGGACATTCGGCATCTGGGGTTGTTGGATTATACGACGCTGTCAGAAAAGGAACTGCTGCATAATTTCGATCAGTTGATGCGTTACTTGAATCTGCCGTGGGTGGAGACGCTGAAGATGACGGATTTTCCTGTTTCAGCAAATGGGGCGCTGCATTTTTATGAAGTGAAGCGGCTGTTTCTAGTGAACTACGGCGTATTGCTCGTGACGGTCATTCCAAGTATTGTTTACGTTCGGCATCTAAACAAGCAGCAGCGGCTGTGGACGATGATCCAACCATTCCGTATCGCGGTCGTTGTTCCGATCGTGATCGCCTTTTTGATGGCGGTAAATTTTGATCGCTTCTTTGTGCTGTTCCATGGCGTCTTTTTTAATAACGATGCGTGGATATTCAATCCGGCGACTGATCCGATCATCAACGTTTTACCAGAGACATTTTTCCTCCACAGCTTCATTCTTTTTTTCGTGTTGTTGGAGATTTTCTATTTATTGCCGATCTATTTCGGGAAAAGAGCATTAAAAAAAGAGCGCTAA
- a CDS encoding YutD family protein, translating into MAKEKRDIKEKKQHPEKTVTDELTEVLDEIVETPAEEKKKGEPVVFVDDSNLLIGERQYRLVRNYREGFDAERLGERFSEVLTRYDYIVGDWGYDQLRLKGFFREDDRKSLPEQRIDTLEDYLYEYCNFGCAYFVLERTGGKRQQTRKKRKRKRKDKPQAFVEEKKAPVAEKPKKKPVIKNRQPKKEVPMKTKEKDERFVIRQREES; encoded by the coding sequence ATGGCAAAAGAAAAAAGAGACATAAAAGAGAAGAAACAACATCCAGAAAAAACAGTCACAGATGAGCTGACTGAGGTCTTAGATGAAATCGTTGAGACACCCGCTGAAGAAAAGAAAAAAGGCGAACCCGTCGTATTTGTCGACGATAGTAATCTTTTGATTGGTGAACGCCAATACCGTTTAGTTAGAAATTATCGTGAAGGCTTTGATGCCGAACGTTTAGGTGAACGCTTTAGTGAGGTCTTGACACGCTATGATTATATCGTCGGCGACTGGGGATATGACCAGTTGCGTCTGAAGGGCTTTTTCCGCGAAGACGATCGGAAAAGCTTGCCAGAACAGCGCATTGATACATTAGAAGATTATTTATACGAATATTGTAATTTCGGCTGTGCTTATTTTGTGCTGGAACGAACAGGCGGCAAACGCCAACAAACCCGCAAGAAACGTAAGCGCAAACGGAAAGACAAGCCGCAAGCATTCGTAGAAGAGAAAAAAGCACCGGTGGCAGAAAAGCCTAAGAAAAAACCGGTGATCAAAAACCGACAGCCGAAAAAAGAAGTCCCAATGAAAACAAAAGAAAAAGACGAACGCTTCGTGATTCGTCAAAGAGAAGAGTCTTAA
- a CDS encoding phosphatidylglycerophosphatase A family protein, producing the protein MVFETTALEKKARDLLEERGVTIEDIADLVFFLQKDYIEKLDIELCIHSVNRVLTKREVHNAIITGIELDKLAEQKKLDYPLQTILEEDEGLYGIDEIMALSIVNVYGSIGFTNYGYIDKVKPGILKKLNEHDGVHVHTFLDDLVGAIAASAASRLAHENPRNLDSIVK; encoded by the coding sequence ATGGTATTTGAAACGACGGCACTTGAAAAGAAAGCCCGTGACCTGTTAGAAGAACGCGGCGTCACCATCGAAGACATCGCGGACTTGGTCTTTTTTCTGCAAAAGGATTACATCGAAAAATTAGATATCGAATTGTGCATCCATAGCGTCAACCGTGTGTTGACAAAAAGAGAAGTCCACAACGCGATCATCACCGGCATTGAGCTGGACAAATTGGCGGAGCAGAAGAAGCTGGATTATCCTTTGCAAACGATTTTGGAAGAAGATGAAGGCCTTTATGGCATTGACGAGATCATGGCGCTGTCCATCGTCAATGTCTACGGTTCCATCGGCTTTACAAATTATGGCTACATCGACAAAGTAAAACCTGGCATCTTGAAAAAACTCAACGAACACGACGGCGTCCACGTCCATACCTTCTTGGATGACCTTGTCGGAGCAATCGCTGCGTCTGCTGCAAGCCGTTTGGCTCATGAAAATCCGCGAAACTTAGACAGCATCGTCAAATAA
- a CDS encoding LURP-one-related/scramblase family protein codes for MKKLYIKQKVFSIGEKFTVTDEDQRPRYFVKGSFMKIPKTFRIEDENGNEVSRITKKVISLLPKFFVEMDGKEAIEISKRVSFLKAKYSISAEDISVDGNWWDMDFEVSQKGRKVAEIHKRWISWGDTYEITILNDALEELIVSLVIAIDCVKEDEDAAQTSASN; via the coding sequence ATGAAAAAACTGTACATCAAACAAAAGGTCTTCAGTATCGGTGAAAAATTCACGGTGACCGATGAAGACCAACGTCCCCGCTATTTTGTCAAAGGAAGTTTCATGAAGATCCCCAAGACCTTCCGAATCGAAGATGAAAACGGCAATGAGGTCAGCCGCATCACGAAGAAAGTCATCAGTCTCTTGCCAAAATTCTTTGTTGAGATGGATGGGAAAGAGGCAATCGAAATCTCTAAACGGGTGAGTTTTCTAAAAGCGAAATATTCGATCTCTGCTGAAGACATCAGTGTCGACGGCAATTGGTGGGATATGGATTTTGAAGTTTCGCAAAAAGGACGCAAAGTGGCAGAGATCCATAAACGCTGGATCTCGTGGGGCGATACCTATGAGATCACGATCTTGAATGACGCACTGGAAGAACTGATCGTTTCTCTAGTCATAGCAATCGATTGTGTCAAAGAAGACGAGGACGCTGCGCAAACGTCTGCCTCGAATTAA
- a CDS encoding bifunctional metallophosphatase/5'-nucleotidase, whose protein sequence is MEKIILLHTNDLHSHLENWPKIRRFLLNRKQEETAEQRIITIDLGDFVDRWHPLTEATDGQANVQLMNQIHYDAATIGNNEGVGNSKGELNRLYDHANFDVLLDNLFDKQTLQPPKWAQQSKIITTEQGTKVGLLAFTAPFPLTYNPNGWDIRQVMDILPNLVEELRPQVDVLVLMSHLGISVDRRIARELPAIDVILGSHTHHLFETGEKIGPVQLAAAGKYGYYVGEVHLTVDEEHQIQQTSARTFATEKMLALPEDQGEIEGYLTKGHRLLAEKKVAEVPYAMRTDLQSEHPMIVDTLKAVKEAANVDAAVLNSGLFLTDVPAGVVDQDQLHRALPHPMHLIKVTLDGANLIRLILEMEKNRHFLINFPVMGMGFRGKVFGHLVYDGIAYDSVNHQVRWLGEPIDPEMEYTLATVDHYMFVPFFPTIEIAGQYEFLFPDFIRSVLGDYLHTHYPIK, encoded by the coding sequence ATGGAAAAAATTATTCTTTTACATACCAATGATCTCCATTCCCATTTAGAAAATTGGCCAAAAATCCGCCGCTTCCTATTGAATCGCAAGCAGGAAGAAACGGCGGAGCAACGGATCATTACGATCGATCTTGGCGATTTTGTCGACCGCTGGCATCCTTTGACCGAAGCGACGGATGGGCAGGCGAACGTTCAGCTAATGAATCAGATCCATTATGACGCGGCAACGATCGGTAACAATGAAGGTGTTGGAAATTCAAAGGGAGAATTGAATCGGTTGTACGATCATGCCAATTTTGACGTGCTCTTAGACAATCTTTTTGATAAGCAAACCTTGCAGCCGCCGAAGTGGGCGCAGCAATCGAAAATCATTACGACCGAACAGGGGACCAAGGTCGGGCTGCTGGCATTTACCGCGCCGTTTCCATTGACCTATAATCCGAACGGCTGGGACATTCGTCAAGTAATGGACATTTTACCAAATCTGGTGGAGGAGCTTCGTCCGCAGGTGGACGTGCTGGTTTTGATGAGTCATCTCGGTATCAGTGTGGATCGCCGCATCGCGCGTGAATTGCCGGCGATCGATGTCATACTAGGCTCCCATACGCACCACTTGTTTGAGACAGGCGAGAAGATCGGACCGGTCCAACTAGCCGCAGCGGGAAAATACGGGTATTACGTGGGAGAAGTGCATCTAACGGTCGATGAGGAGCATCAGATCCAGCAGACGAGCGCGCGGACGTTTGCGACTGAAAAGATGCTGGCGTTGCCTGAAGACCAGGGGGAGATCGAGGGGTATCTGACGAAAGGGCATCGTCTATTGGCTGAAAAGAAAGTGGCGGAAGTTCCTTACGCGATGCGTACAGATCTCCAATCGGAGCATCCGATGATCGTGGACACGTTAAAGGCGGTCAAGGAAGCTGCAAACGTGGACGCCGCCGTCTTGAATTCAGGGTTGTTTTTGACAGATGTACCTGCCGGAGTCGTCGATCAAGACCAATTACACCGAGCACTGCCGCATCCGATGCACTTGATCAAAGTGACGCTAGACGGCGCCAATCTGATTCGGTTGATTTTAGAGATGGAAAAGAACCGCCATTTTTTGATCAACTTTCCAGTAATGGGCATGGGTTTTCGCGGGAAAGTCTTTGGTCACTTGGTCTATGATGGGATCGCCTACGATTCCGTCAATCATCAAGTACGGTGGCTGGGAGAGCCGATCGATCCGGAGATGGAGTATACACTTGCAACAGTCGATCATTATATGTTCGTTCCCTTTTTCCCAACGATCGAGATCGCTGGACAGTATGAATTTCTATTTCCTGATTTTATTCGCAGTGTTTTGGGAGACTATCTCCACACTCACTACCCAATCAAATAA
- a CDS encoding NAD(P)/FAD-dependent oxidoreductase translates to MEIFDITIVGAGPVGMFAAFYAGIRQAKTKLIDSLPQLGGQLTTLYPEKNIYDIPGFPVVKAADLVGNLEKQLRTFSHTYCLDEEVLALKQHDDYLELVTNKDSHYTKAVVLALGNGSFQPRRLMIDDADTFENHGIDYYINDLMKYAGKKVAIAGGGDSAIDWALMLEPIADEVSIIHRRNNFRGHEHSVQKLKDSSVNIYTPYLLKELHGEQELEDLTLQKAKSDETITLNVDYLIVNYGFSSSLDHLRSWGLESTRQAILVESDMRTSIPGVYACGDIATYDGKVKLIATGMGEAPTAVNNALHYVNPKNRAQPGHSTSLFPQN, encoded by the coding sequence ATGGAAATTTTTGATATAACCATCGTAGGTGCGGGTCCAGTCGGGATGTTCGCAGCTTTTTACGCAGGTATCCGTCAGGCAAAAACGAAGCTGATAGACAGCCTGCCGCAGTTGGGAGGACAACTGACGACACTTTATCCCGAAAAAAATATTTATGATATTCCTGGATTTCCCGTCGTTAAAGCGGCAGATCTGGTTGGCAATTTAGAAAAACAATTACGCACATTTTCTCATACCTACTGCTTGGACGAAGAAGTCCTCGCACTAAAGCAGCACGACGACTACTTGGAGCTAGTCACGAATAAGGACAGTCATTACACGAAAGCCGTCGTTTTAGCACTTGGAAACGGATCGTTTCAACCAAGACGTTTGATGATCGATGACGCAGACACTTTTGAAAATCACGGCATTGATTATTACATCAATGATTTGATGAAATACGCCGGTAAAAAAGTGGCGATCGCTGGCGGCGGCGATTCTGCGATCGACTGGGCGTTGATGTTGGAGCCCATTGCCGATGAAGTCTCTATCATCCATCGCCGTAACAATTTCCGTGGACATGAGCACAGTGTGCAAAAATTAAAAGACTCCTCTGTCAACATTTACACGCCTTACCTCTTGAAGGAACTTCACGGGGAACAGGAATTAGAGGATCTGACTTTACAAAAAGCGAAAAGTGATGAGACAATTACGTTGAATGTGGATTATTTGATCGTAAACTATGGCTTCTCTTCTTCTCTGGATCATTTGCGCTCTTGGGGATTGGAAAGCACCCGACAGGCGATTTTGGTTGAATCAGATATGCGCACGTCGATCCCAGGCGTCTATGCTTGCGGAGATATCGCCACCTATGACGGCAAAGTGAAATTGATTGCTACAGGTATGGGTGAAGCCCCAACAGCTGTCAACAATGCGCTGCATTATGTAAATCCTAAAAACCGTGCACAGCCCGGTCATAGTACGAGCTTGTTTCCACAAAATTAA
- a CDS encoding SPFH domain-containing protein, translating into MKEKNAFHINGYAGLVGLILVLLGGAWFVITGGSNQRLGMIIIGIILWIIAILFISSLTIVGPNQAKAVLFFGKYLGTIKANGLFITTPLTRKVPISLKVRNFNSSLLKVNDSDGNPVEISAVVVFKVVDTAKALFDVDYYLDFVEIQSETAIRHIATQYPYDTFNEDDLTLRGNTTEVSEELAQELQERLAMAGVEVIETRLNHLAYATEIANAMLQRQQAKAILSARQTIVEGAVTMTQMALEQIENGQDIHFTDDRKVQLINNLLVSIITDKGTQPVINTGDLSEK; encoded by the coding sequence ATGAAGGAGAAAAATGCTTTTCATATAAATGGGTACGCGGGATTGGTCGGGTTGATCCTCGTATTATTAGGCGGTGCGTGGTTCGTTATCACAGGCGGCAGCAATCAACGTCTAGGGATGATAATCATAGGGATCATTTTATGGATCATCGCGATCCTGTTCATCAGCTCATTGACGATCGTTGGACCGAATCAAGCGAAGGCGGTGTTGTTTTTTGGAAAATATTTAGGTACGATCAAAGCGAATGGGCTGTTCATCACCACGCCTTTGACGCGGAAGGTACCGATTTCTTTGAAGGTACGAAACTTCAACAGCTCGTTGTTAAAGGTCAATGACTCAGACGGCAATCCGGTAGAGATTTCTGCGGTCGTAGTGTTCAAGGTCGTGGATACAGCCAAAGCGTTGTTCGACGTGGATTATTATTTGGATTTCGTTGAGATACAAAGTGAGACGGCTATTCGTCATATTGCGACCCAATACCCATACGATACCTTTAACGAGGACGATTTGACCTTACGGGGCAATACTACCGAGGTTTCAGAAGAATTGGCACAGGAATTACAGGAACGATTGGCAATGGCCGGTGTGGAGGTCATTGAGACCAGATTGAATCATTTGGCCTACGCGACAGAGATCGCCAACGCGATGCTGCAGCGGCAACAAGCCAAAGCGATCCTGTCTGCGCGGCAAACTATCGTGGAAGGTGCCGTGACCATGACGCAAATGGCATTGGAACAGATCGAAAATGGGCAAGACATCCATTTTACAGATGACCGCAAAGTGCAACTGATCAACAATCTGCTGGTCTCGATCATTACGGATAAGGGCACACAGCCAGTCATCAACACAGGTGATTTGTCTGAAAAATAA
- a CDS encoding methylated-DNA--[protein]-cysteine S-methyltransferase, whose amino-acid sequence MTFETILGTLWLNANQTALTELSYTPIEEHPDANQAILQTAKKQLLAFLKGERQTFDVPFAFERGTDFQQAVWQALIEIPYGETCSYLDVAEKLQRPKAVRAIGQANRQNPLPILIPCHRVIGKNGKLTGYSGSSEAGLKIKEQLLAIENPALQEITLF is encoded by the coding sequence ATGACATTCGAAACGATTCTTGGCACGCTTTGGCTAAATGCGAATCAAACGGCGTTGACTGAACTATCTTACACACCGATCGAAGAGCACCCTGACGCGAACCAAGCCATTTTGCAAACGGCCAAAAAACAACTATTAGCCTTTCTAAAAGGCGAACGCCAAACCTTTGACGTCCCTTTCGCCTTTGAGCGGGGAACGGATTTCCAGCAAGCCGTCTGGCAGGCCTTGATAGAGATTCCTTATGGTGAGACCTGCAGCTATTTAGACGTTGCCGAAAAACTCCAACGACCAAAAGCCGTCCGCGCCATCGGTCAGGCCAATCGTCAGAATCCGCTGCCTATCCTCATCCCTTGTCATCGGGTGATCGGTAAAAATGGCAAGCTGACGGGCTATTCTGGCTCTAGCGAGGCTGGTCTGAAGATCAAGGAACAGTTACTTGCGATCGAAAACCCTGCTCTGCAAGAAATCACACTCTTTTAA